A genomic window from Nicotiana sylvestris chromosome 11, ASM39365v2, whole genome shotgun sequence includes:
- the LOC104247757 gene encoding uncharacterized protein encodes MKARYFYFTVHSASDLQDVREFGRMKVYAKVSIAGKTKCTEVDHLNETNPKWNATLCFIVPEKDIIKGSTIPSKIELFCKRTFSHDKYVGELLLSLAPRYKGECTFPVRRNDSNESKCFGTLTFSHALGDTFIVANSSSSSSAKDNNLLIDIIKIGVDLANIAMATQEEEEDDDDYDDDGDDDVEEVEEDLL; translated from the coding sequence ATGAAGGCCAGATATTTTTATTTTACCGTCCATTCTGCTAGTGACCTCCAAGATGTTCGAGAATTCGGTCGAATGAAAGTTTATGCAAAGGTTTCAATAGCAGGAAAGACAAAGTGCACAGAAGTGGATCATTTGAACGAGACGAATCCTAAGTGGAATGCCACACTTTGCTTCATTGTGCCCGAGAAAGATATCATAAAAGGGAGTACTATTCCTTCTAAGATTGAGCTGTTTTGCAAAAGGACTTTCTCACATGATAAATACGTTGGGGAGCTGCTCCTTTCTCTAGCTCCTCGTTATAAAGGAGAATGTACTTTTCCAGTGCGCAGAAATGATTCAAATGAGAGCAAATGTTTTGGAACTTTGACGTTTTCGCATGCTTTAGGAGATACATTCATAGTTGCgaactcatcatcatcatcatctgcaAAGGATAACAATCTGTTAATTGATATAATTAAAATTGGAGTGGATCTAGCGAATATTGCAATGGCtacacaagaagaagaagaagatgatgatgattatgatgatgatggtgatgatgatgtgGAGGAGGTGGAGGAAGATTTGCTTTAA